A window of Clostridium sp. Marseille-P299 contains these coding sequences:
- a CDS encoding ABC transporter permease → MKNERNKINVSPNISTSSRKKNFNFGITSSVFAIALGLLIGFLILLICNPSQAAEGFLTIITGALSEGTYGIGMVFYYATPIICTGLSVGFAFKTGLFNIGASGQFTMGGFAAVFVGLTFVSLGKVHWIVALLAAVFAGALWALLVGVLKAYMNINEVISSIMLNYIGMYIVNWAVLKNPTLYDSYNNRSKPVATSAIIPRWGLNTIFTGSYVNAGFIIAIVVAIVIYIILNKTTFGYELRAVGLNRNASKYAGINEKKSIILSMTIAGGLSGLGGGLLYLAGSGKHIEVIDELASAGFDGISVALLGLSNPIGILFAGLFIAYIKQGGFYLQLYEFSQEIIDIIIAVIIYFSAFALFVRAVMTKFSNRFASKKLATVPDTASMQIPAPLDPNIYGDEEELEEVQEEEEFIEQDYEEASKEILHPEVVQEEDTVQEDDTVQEELKQEESKQDGTKQNDSIERVNRGGKE, encoded by the coding sequence TTGAAAAATGAAAGGAATAAGATTAACGTGAGTCCTAATATTAGCACATCATCTCGTAAAAAAAATTTTAATTTTGGTATTACTTCTTCTGTATTTGCTATAGCCTTAGGATTATTAATTGGATTTCTAATTCTTTTGATTTGTAACCCATCACAAGCAGCAGAAGGATTTTTAACAATAATTACAGGAGCATTATCAGAAGGTACCTATGGAATTGGCATGGTGTTTTATTATGCAACTCCAATTATTTGTACTGGTTTGTCGGTTGGGTTTGCATTTAAGACAGGATTGTTTAATATTGGTGCGTCAGGGCAGTTTACTATGGGAGGATTTGCAGCTGTTTTTGTAGGATTAACATTTGTCTCACTTGGTAAAGTTCACTGGATAGTTGCCTTATTAGCAGCGGTTTTTGCAGGAGCGTTATGGGCTCTTTTGGTCGGAGTTTTAAAAGCTTATATGAATATCAATGAGGTAATCTCCTCGATTATGCTAAATTATATTGGCATGTATATTGTGAATTGGGCAGTTTTAAAGAACCCAACCTTATACGATTCATATAACAATCGTTCAAAGCCTGTGGCTACCAGTGCGATTATACCTAGATGGGGATTAAACACAATATTTACAGGTTCATATGTAAACGCTGGCTTTATTATTGCAATTGTAGTGGCTATTGTTATTTATATTATCCTTAATAAAACAACCTTTGGATATGAGCTACGCGCAGTAGGGCTTAACCGAAATGCAAGTAAATATGCAGGTATTAACGAAAAAAAGAGTATTATTTTATCTATGACAATTGCCGGTGGATTATCTGGATTAGGTGGTGGTTTATTATATCTGGCAGGTTCGGGAAAACATATTGAGGTAATTGATGAACTTGCATCCGCTGGATTTGATGGTATTTCAGTTGCCTTATTAGGTTTGTCAAATCCAATTGGCATATTATTTGCTGGCTTATTTATTGCGTATATTAAGCAAGGTGGATTTTATCTACAATTATATGAATTCTCACAAGAAATCATTGATATTATTATAGCGGTAATTATCTATTTTAGTGCATTTGCATTGTTTGTAAGAGCTGTAATGACTAAGTTTTCTAATCGATTTGCTAGCAAAAAACTTGCAACAGTTCCAGATACCGCGAGTATGCAAATACCAGCGCCTCTAGATCCTAATATATATGGGGATGAGGAGGAACTTGAGGAAGTTCAAGAGGAAGAAGAGTTTATCGAACAAGATTATGAAGAAGCGAGCAAGGAAATTTTGCATCCAGAAGTGGTGCAAGAGGAGGATACGGTACAAGAGGATGATACAGTGCAAGAGGAATTAAAGCAAGAAGAATCAAAGCAAGATGGTACCAAGCAGAATGATTCCATTGAAAGAGTAAATCGGGGAGGGAAAGAATAA